A region of Chiloscyllium plagiosum isolate BGI_BamShark_2017 chromosome 37, ASM401019v2, whole genome shotgun sequence DNA encodes the following proteins:
- the LOC122541323 gene encoding muscarinic acetylcholine receptor M2-like — translation MVEVVCIVIATGVLSLVTIIGNILVIVSIKVNRQLRTINNYFIFSLACADLIIGALSINLYTIYTVNGYWPLGPVVCDLWLTVDYVASNASATNLLIISFDRYFSVTKPIIYPVKRTTKIAGIMIAAVWMLSFLLWAPAILFWQFIVGERIVLDDECYVQFFSNPAITFGTAIVAFYIPVTIMTIL, via the coding sequence ATGGTTGAAGTGGTCTGCATTGTGATTGCGACAGGAGTATTAAGCTTGGTGACCATCATTGGAAACATTCTGGTCATAGTTTCAATCAAAGTAAACAGACAATTACGAACTATTAACAACTACTTTATTTTCAGCTTAGCCTGTGCTGATTTAATCATTGGTGCATTGTCTATAAATCTATACACCATTTACACTGTCAATGGATACTGGCCTTTGGGTCCAGTGGTATGTGATTTATGGCTTACTGTAGACTATGTCGCCAGTAACGCTTCTGCCACGAACCTCCTTATCATCAGCTTTGACCGCTACTTCAGTGTGACAAAGCCCATTATATACCCAGTGAAAAGAACCACTAAGATAGCAGGGATAATGATTGCAGCTGTTTGGATGTTGTCTTTTCTACTGTGGGCTCCTGCCATtctcttctggcagttcattgtggGGGAGCGGATTGTCCTAGACGATGAGTGTTATGTGCAGTTCTTCTCAAATCCAGCTATAACTTTTGGTACTGCTATAGTTGCTTTCTATATCCCGGTTACCATAATGACAATTTTGTAA